The genomic segment GGCGTTAGTTCGCAGATTTTTGAGAGTGCTGTTGAAGCGATTTCGCATCACACTGGCTGTGGCCCAGCGCATAGTCAGGTTTCTTCAATCAACGTTTCGTAACATCCGATCAACGAGGGAGCTTTGGAGCCGCATCACGGAGGTGTTGATAAGGAGCTTCATCCCTGAAGTACAGGAGAACATCACCAGAACAGTGGAGGAAGATGGATCATCCGAAGCAGCCAGTGACAGAATTAGCCAGCAAGGAACCATTGCTTCAGTGGAAAAAGAAATGGAGGATGCCTCTGATACCATCCCGACCTCTGATGGGGAGAATTTGATGGCGCTCGTTCAGGATTGTACAACTGATTCAGGTGAGTGCTCGAATGTGTGTTCAATTTCAGGTGTAGTGGATGTGGAGGAAGTGTTTGATGGAGATTTAACAGGGACAAAAAGCAAGGTGAACAAAATGCCATGTTATGTGATAGTTGAATAACATAGCTAAATATATACAACACAGGAAAAGATCACAATTGATGGATTGGATCTGGCAGTGTCCAAGGAAAGACTCACAGAAAAGATCATGCTGATGGAACGAGTGATAGAATTGCGGCCAACAGCTTTCTTGGGATTAGAGAGCTGCAGCACTATCACAAACATTGGAACAGCCAGCAGTGAAAGTGACGAGTTTCTTGCTATGATAAAAAGCAGCTCTGAAGAAAGTGTGGATACCAACCAATGGGAGATTAGAGATGATGACATCATGATAACTGAAGTAGTGGAGTTGTCATCAGAGGGAGATGTGTACCGGTTAGTTAACTACTATAAATTGTAAGGTGTACGGTTGAGGTGAATGTGTTTACAGTGGCAGCTTTAATGGTGAAACTGTGACAGTGCTAACACGGAGCCATCAGTACCCACTGAATTATCTGATGAAAGACACAGCTACAATTGGCAAGCTTGACCACTGCAATGTACAAAAGCTTGCCGGATATTGTTGTGATGGAATGAAGGCAATAGTGATGAGGTGAGAGTAATTTGatgagatatatatatatatatatatatatatatatatatatatatatatatatatatattataagtGATTGATATTTACAGGAATGCTGGTAGCATAACACTACATCATGTAGCGCACAAGATGAAAGTGACCGTGGAGAAGAAAGTGGACTTGTTACTTCAAGTGGGGTACGGACTACATTATCTCAAGGAAAACAAATTGGTTTTACCATGGCTGTGTTGTAAAGTAGTATGGTTAGACCATGAGTTGAGGAGGGTTTGCATAGAGTTGTTTAATCGGGAGGGTGTGTTTAAAGGAAAGAAAAGTTTAAGCTTGTCAATATTGTGCTACGTGCCACCTGAAATTGTATGGCAGGTTTGCCATCCTGAGAACAATTTCAGATATGCTGTTAATGGGCCGGGAAATGTATATCAATTTGGTGTACTATGTTATGAAGTGTTTTTAGGTAAATTACCATTAGAAGGTGTAAGCATAGAACAGGCAGAACAAATAATCAGTAGTGGAGAGTTTACCATCCCAGAGAGTATTAGTGACGTACATGCTGAAATGATCAAGCTCTGCTGGAATATAGATCTGTGGGATAGACCCACATGGGAATACATCATTGGAGTGTTGAGGAAATAAATGTGtggattgatcaaacaattgttGTATGATGAATGTTATGATTCTTGTGTTTACAGGTCTTTTcataggtccctagtgggatagctaTGTTATCATATTTTTTCAATCAGGGATTGTTTTAGTAGTTTTTGTCATTGTTGAAGCtatgatatatagctatatgtgactAGAATATCATATATCATTgttgtattaggatgactgctttattagagtgtctcgatctctTGAGTGAGCCTCTGGTAGAGGGTATAGATCATGCATGAAGATGATGACGTGAAGAACTGGAGATGAAAAAATGGTAAAGACACACAGAGTGGATGTTTGTTtgaactccaaaaggcacatgacACACATCTTGTACAAAATATGTGTCATTTAGTCTATGTCCCAAAATGCTGCCATCAAAATTTTATTATATAAAACTTTTTATGGCAACAAAAAGCACCTTCACAATGGATTCACAAGGCTAGTTTCTACATAGCTGCAAACTGCCAATGATTATTACGAGGGTCTTGACATAGTCTAGTATTACACTGACACAACAAGAATTAGAATTGGGAGAGATTCA from the Dysidea avara chromosome 13, odDysAvar1.4, whole genome shotgun sequence genome contains:
- the LOC136242965 gene encoding kinase suppressor of Ras 1-like encodes the protein MLSYFASDMALVRRFLRVLLKRFRITLAVAQRIVRFLQSTFRNIRSTRELWSRITEVLIRSFIPEVQENITRTVEEDGSSEAASDRISQQGTIASVEKEMEDASDTIPTSDGENLMALVQDCTTDSGECSNVCSISGVVDVEEVFDGDLTGTKSKEKITIDGLDLAVSKERLTEKIMLMERVIELRPTAFLGLESCSTITNIGTASSESDEFLAMIKSSSEESVDTNQWEIRDDDIMITEVVELSSEGDVYRGSFNGETVTVLTRSHQYPLNYLMKDTATIGKLDHCNVQKLAGYCCDGMKAIVMRNAGSITLHHVAHKMKVTVEKKVDLLLQVGYGLHYLKENKLVLPWLCCKVVWLDHELRRVCIELFNREGVFKGKKSLSLSILCYVPPEIVWQVCHPENNFRYAVNGPGNVYQFGVLCYEVFLGKLPLEGVSIEQAEQIISSGEFTIPESISDVHAEMIKLCWNIDLWDRPTWEYIIGVLRK